One region of Syntrophales bacterium genomic DNA includes:
- a CDS encoding bifunctional metallophosphatase/5'-nucleotidase, whose product MKRCGLLIVLLILFLVQPFFPGALYGDAGLPGKEAKKLTILFTHDLHSHFLPDIVPENGGRKTQGGYARLATLIGRERAKAAGCSILVDAGDLSMGTAFHTEFREEALELRLMGEMGYDVAALGNHDYDFRPAGLAAMLRSARSMGSRLPALVASNVVFAKDDNRDDDLQAAFGEYPVSEYNVLEINGIRIGFFAIMGRDAADDTPFAKPVYFADPVERSRAMVELLRTREKVDLVVCLSHSGTKSVKSHSEDELLPEKVPGIDVVISGHTHTTLPQPIVVGKTIIVSSGSYGAYLGALELDISRETGVVIASYRLEKTSAEIPEDKAIAGKIEIFKKLVDQRYFASFNFSHDQIVAETAYDMTSPAYHQTRLKENGIGNMIADAFRFSVRQAEGKNYRHIDIALTTDGQIRDTFLTGKISVADVFKVLPLGLGMDDRPGYPLLSVYLTGKEIASMLEVQPTIASLKPDAYMQVSGVRFSWNPHRVPFDRVVSIAVQDENGAFVPLVAGKLYRICVNAYTAGMLGFVTRASHGLIKLTPKDAAGKPVSDMKLLRIDADAEKTGVQELKEWAALTFYFQSLPDSNKDGVGELPIEYRNPDRRGVSAPSWKPVRLLEGAGWITGSAVALFAFIVVALVFLIRWVVRRMTKR is encoded by the coding sequence ATGAAAAGATGCGGTTTATTGATCGTCCTGTTGATTTTATTTCTTGTCCAGCCATTTTTTCCCGGCGCGCTTTACGGGGATGCCGGTTTGCCGGGCAAAGAGGCAAAGAAACTGACCATCCTGTTTACCCATGATCTCCATTCCCACTTTCTCCCTGATATTGTTCCTGAAAACGGCGGCCGCAAAACGCAGGGCGGCTACGCGCGTCTGGCAACCCTGATCGGGCGCGAACGGGCAAAGGCGGCCGGGTGCAGCATTCTTGTTGATGCGGGTGATCTCTCGATGGGGACGGCTTTTCATACGGAGTTTCGCGAGGAGGCCCTGGAGCTGCGCCTGATGGGGGAGATGGGATACGATGTTGCTGCGCTGGGCAATCACGACTACGACTTTCGCCCGGCGGGACTGGCCGCGATGCTCCGGTCAGCCCGCTCCATGGGAAGCCGGCTGCCGGCGCTTGTCGCCTCCAATGTGGTGTTTGCCAAAGATGACAACCGGGACGACGACCTGCAGGCTGCCTTTGGTGAATACCCCGTTTCCGAGTACAATGTTTTAGAAATAAACGGAATCCGGATTGGATTTTTCGCGATAATGGGGCGCGACGCCGCGGATGACACGCCCTTTGCGAAGCCTGTCTATTTCGCCGACCCGGTGGAGCGCAGCCGGGCAATGGTTGAACTTCTCCGCACCAGGGAAAAGGTTGATCTGGTCGTCTGCCTCTCCCACTCCGGGACAAAGTCTGTGAAGTCGCATTCCGAGGACGAGCTCCTGCCGGAAAAGGTTCCCGGGATTGATGTCGTCATCAGCGGTCACACCCATACGACCCTGCCGCAACCGATAGTCGTCGGCAAGACGATAATAGTCTCGTCAGGGAGTTACGGCGCCTATCTCGGGGCGCTTGAGCTCGACATTTCCCGGGAAACGGGCGTCGTCATCGCTTCCTATCGTTTGGAGAAAACTTCAGCCGAGATTCCGGAGGACAAGGCGATTGCCGGAAAAATTGAGATCTTTAAAAAACTGGTCGATCAGCGGTATTTCGCTTCGTTCAATTTTAGTCATGACCAGATAGTCGCCGAAACCGCTTACGATATGACCTCTCCCGCCTATCACCAGACAAGGCTTAAGGAAAACGGGATCGGGAACATGATCGCGGACGCCTTTCGTTTTTCGGTGCGGCAGGCGGAGGGTAAAAATTACCGGCATATTGATATCGCGCTGACCACCGACGGCCAGATAAGGGATACCTTTCTGACAGGAAAAATCAGTGTTGCCGATGTCTTTAAGGTTTTGCCCCTGGGACTGGGGATGGACGACCGGCCCGGCTACCCGCTCCTGTCGGTTTATCTGACCGGAAAAGAGATCGCCAGCATGCTCGAGGTGCAGCCGACGATAGCGTCGCTGAAGCCCGACGCCTATATGCAGGTCTCCGGCGTCAGGTTTTCCTGGAATCCGCACCGCGTCCCTTTTGACCGCGTAGTCTCGATCGCCGTCCAGGACGAAAACGGCGCCTTCGTTCCGCTTGTTGCCGGCAAGCTCTACCGCATCTGCGTGAATGCCTATACGGCGGGAATGCTCGGGTTTGTGACCCGGGCGTCGCACGGTTTGATAAAACTGACGCCGAAGGACGCAGCCGGAAAGCCGGTATCAGATATGAAACTGCTGAGAATAGACGCAGATGCCGAAAAAACCGGCGTTCAGGAACTGAAGGAATGGGCGGCTCTGACTTTCTATTTCCAATCGCTGCCGGACAGCAACAAGGATGGGGTAGGGGAACTGCCGATAGAATACCGGAATCCTGACCGGCGGGGCGTTTCTGCGCCGTCGTGGAAACCCGTCCGCCTCCTGGAGGGCGCCGGCTGGATCACCGGGAGCGCCGTCGCGTTATTTGCCTTTATCGTGGTTGCACTGGTGTTTCTTATCCGCTGGGTAGTGCGGCGCATGACGAAAAGATGA
- a CDS encoding DNA recombination protein RmuC, producing MQDLMLISGAGLFLIILVLFFLLFRKVSREIVSLRQELLLLSQLSERAERAVGVELGRNREETLRALRQAREEMAGTLKGVGDTLYGHFDTLTQTTEQKLTLLREAVERRLGTIQEDNARQLERMRETVDEKLQGTLEKRLGESFKQVGERLDQVSRGLGEMQSLAAGVGDLKKALTNVKVRGTWGEVQLGAMLEQALAPNQYSANVATKGGGERVEFAIRLPGQSDDKNEIVWLPIDAKFPLEDYQRLVDAQQEGNAEAAEAAGKQLEISVRRCAADIAGKYLSPPQTTDFAIMFLPTEGLFAEVIRRSGLVELLQREFRVAIAGPTTLWGLLSSLQAGFRTLAIQQRSAEVWRLLAAVKTEWSKYGEILSRVQKKIHEASETIEQAQTRSRAIGRRLKAVEEMPTADADDVIADAEEEENS from the coding sequence ATGCAGGATTTGATGCTCATAAGTGGCGCGGGGTTGTTTTTAATCATCCTCGTTTTGTTTTTTCTGCTTTTTCGTAAAGTCTCCAGAGAAATTGTCAGTCTCAGACAGGAACTCCTCCTGCTTTCACAGTTGTCGGAGCGGGCCGAGCGCGCCGTAGGCGTCGAGCTCGGTCGAAATCGCGAGGAGACGCTCCGGGCGCTTCGGCAAGCGCGGGAGGAGATGGCAGGCACGCTCAAAGGGGTCGGAGATACGCTGTATGGTCATTTCGACACGTTAACGCAGACAACCGAGCAGAAGCTCACGCTGCTCCGGGAAGCGGTGGAGAGGCGTTTAGGGACAATTCAGGAGGACAACGCCCGGCAGCTCGAGCGGATGCGGGAGACCGTGGACGAAAAGCTCCAGGGAACCCTGGAAAAGAGGCTGGGCGAGTCATTCAAGCAGGTTGGAGAGCGTCTCGATCAAGTCTCCCGGGGTTTGGGTGAGATGCAGTCCCTGGCCGCCGGTGTCGGCGATTTGAAAAAGGCCCTGACGAACGTCAAGGTGCGGGGGACGTGGGGCGAGGTGCAACTGGGGGCGATGCTGGAGCAGGCGCTCGCCCCGAATCAGTACTCCGCCAATGTGGCCACAAAGGGGGGAGGAGAACGGGTTGAATTCGCGATCAGGCTGCCTGGGCAAAGCGATGACAAAAATGAGATTGTCTGGCTCCCGATCGATGCGAAATTTCCCCTTGAGGACTACCAGCGACTTGTTGACGCCCAGCAGGAGGGCAACGCCGAAGCCGCAGAAGCTGCTGGAAAACAATTGGAAATCAGCGTCCGGCGCTGTGCCGCCGACATTGCGGGAAAGTATCTGAGTCCGCCGCAAACGACCGACTTTGCAATCATGTTTCTGCCGACGGAGGGTCTTTTTGCCGAGGTGATCCGCCGCAGTGGTCTGGTCGAACTGTTGCAGCGGGAATTCCGGGTGGCGATTGCCGGCCCGACAACCCTCTGGGGGCTCCTCAGCAGCTTGCAGGCGGGTTTCCGAACGCTGGCGATCCAGCAGCGGTCGGCGGAAGTATGGCGACTGCTCGCGGCGGTGAAGACGGAGTGGTCTAAATACGGGGAGATCCTTTCCCGGGTGCAAAAGAAGATCCACGAGGCGTCGGAGACGATCGAGCAGGCGCAGACCCGATCGCGGGCGATCGGCCGAAGGCTGAAGGCGGTGGAAGAGATGCCGACGGCAGACGCCGATGATGTAATCGCCGATGCAGAGGAAGAGGAAAACTCATGA
- a CDS encoding transporter substrate-binding domain-containing protein, which produces MEIVRELIASCQNRPKKILNARFLLISLALLFYFPAFAGIADASVLPKEITVVCDDNYPPFIFRDEKGRLQGILVDEWHLWAEKTGTKVNLRGMDWGLAQKTMAEGNADVIDTIFFTEERAKTLAFSAPYASLDVPIFFHKDISGLKDVNSLHGFTVGVKAGDACIDFLKRHGIQTLREYPSYESIVRDAAAQKIKVFCIDGPPAHYYLYKLNIEQQYRQTTPLYTGQFHRAVHKERKALLTAIEAGFAKISVKEREKIEKRWRGSAVSKPYLAYLFYLIGGLVILGVILLLWNYILHRKVTQKTLQLQETIDNLEKSEGKYKELFESIPDAFYRTDNEGLLVAVSPSAEQIFGYVIEESLGKNLGDFYVNPGERDHFLSILREQGEVKGHEAPMRAKDGSTVWVSTNAQFYRDKQGNILGVQGIARDITERKRAEEENRSLKERLQRAEKMEALGTLAGGVAHDLNNVLGVIVGYSELLLESVDKSSPLRHSVQNVMNGGMKAAAIVDDLLTLARRGVQGRSIVNLNQIVADCNKSPELENLSAHHLAVKIQSDLGANLLNISGSPLHLGKTIYNLISNAVEAMPTGGIVSIKTRNQYLDKPLQDYDNIQEGDYVALSVSDTGEGIAKADLRRIFEPFYTKKIMGRSGTGLGLAVVWGTVKDHNGYINVQSEAGKGSVFTLYFPVTREEISTEASAATVSEYMGKGETILVMDDVKEQRELASNMLKTLNYQVASAASGEDAVAYIKEHEVNLLVLDMIMDPGMDGLDAYKSILTIRPQQRAVIVSGFSESERVLAAKKLGAGAYVRKPYIKEKLGLAVRKELDRPG; this is translated from the coding sequence ATGGAAATTGTAAGGGAACTCATTGCCTCTTGTCAAAACCGCCCAAAAAAAATATTGAACGCTCGCTTTCTTTTAATTTCCCTTGCTCTCCTTTTTTATTTTCCAGCCTTCGCCGGCATTGCCGATGCTTCCGTCCTGCCGAAAGAAATTACGGTGGTCTGCGACGACAATTACCCGCCTTTTATTTTTCGCGACGAAAAAGGTCGTCTTCAGGGCATTCTGGTGGATGAATGGCATCTCTGGGCAGAAAAAACGGGAACCAAAGTGAACCTGCGGGGGATGGACTGGGGTCTGGCCCAAAAGACGATGGCCGAAGGAAACGCCGACGTGATCGATACAATTTTCTTTACCGAAGAGAGGGCTAAAACTCTTGCCTTCTCGGCCCCCTACGCATCACTCGACGTCCCGATATTTTTTCACAAGGATATCAGCGGGCTCAAGGATGTCAATTCTTTGCACGGCTTCACAGTCGGGGTCAAGGCCGGCGACGCCTGCATCGATTTTTTGAAACGGCACGGCATCCAGACGCTGCGGGAATACCCCAGTTACGAAAGCATCGTCCGGGACGCGGCAGCGCAAAAAATCAAGGTCTTCTGCATTGACGGGCCTCCCGCCCATTATTACCTCTACAAACTGAACATCGAACAGCAGTACCGGCAGACCACCCCTCTTTATACCGGTCAGTTCCACCGCGCGGTTCACAAGGAGCGCAAGGCTCTTCTAACCGCTATTGAAGCGGGTTTTGCAAAGATTTCGGTTAAGGAGCGCGAGAAAATTGAAAAAAGATGGCGCGGGTCGGCGGTCTCCAAGCCATATCTTGCATACCTTTTTTATCTGATCGGAGGCCTCGTTATCCTGGGGGTTATCCTGCTGCTCTGGAATTACATCCTCCATCGGAAAGTGACCCAGAAAACTTTGCAACTGCAAGAGACAATTGACAATCTTGAAAAAAGCGAAGGCAAATATAAAGAACTGTTTGAAAGCATACCAGACGCCTTTTACCGAACAGACAATGAAGGGTTATTAGTCGCCGTCTCTCCCTCCGCAGAACAAATATTTGGATATGTCATTGAGGAAAGCTTAGGAAAAAATCTTGGCGATTTTTATGTGAATCCCGGAGAGCGGGATCACTTTCTTTCTATCTTACGCGAGCAGGGAGAGGTCAAGGGGCATGAGGCGCCCATGCGGGCGAAAGACGGTTCGACGGTATGGGTGTCCACCAATGCCCAATTTTACCGGGATAAACAGGGAAATATCCTTGGCGTCCAGGGTATTGCGCGCGATATAACCGAACGTAAACGGGCGGAAGAAGAAAATCGCAGTCTGAAGGAACGCCTGCAGCGGGCGGAGAAAATGGAGGCCCTGGGTACCTTGGCAGGCGGGGTCGCCCACGATCTCAACAATGTCCTCGGCGTTATCGTCGGCTATTCCGAGTTGCTCCTCGAAAGCGTGGATAAATCAAGCCCCCTCCGGCATAGTGTACAAAATGTGATGAACGGGGGCATGAAGGCGGCGGCGATCGTTGACGACCTGCTGACCTTAGCCAGAAGGGGGGTCCAGGGCCGCAGCATCGTTAATCTCAACCAGATTGTCGCCGACTGCAATAAGTCGCCGGAGCTTGAAAATCTCTCTGCCCACCATCTCGCGGTGAAGATCCAAAGCGACCTGGGAGCAAATCTCCTGAACATCTCCGGATCTCCCCTGCATCTCGGAAAAACCATCTATAACCTGATTTCCAATGCCGTTGAAGCGATGCCGACGGGCGGCATAGTTTCCATCAAAACGAGGAATCAGTATCTGGATAAACCGCTTCAGGACTATGACAATATCCAGGAGGGAGACTATGTTGCCCTTTCCGTATCCGATACCGGGGAAGGCATCGCCAAAGCTGATCTAAGACGCATCTTTGAGCCCTTTTATACGAAGAAGATCATGGGCAGAAGCGGCACCGGTCTGGGGCTGGCCGTGGTCTGGGGAACCGTGAAGGACCACAACGGCTACATCAACGTGCAGAGTGAAGCGGGAAAGGGCAGCGTCTTTACCCTCTATTTTCCGGTGACGCGGGAAGAAATCTCAACTGAAGCCTCCGCCGCGACCGTTTCCGAATACATGGGCAAAGGGGAAACCATTCTGGTGATGGATGACGTAAAAGAGCAGCGCGAGCTGGCGTCAAATATGCTAAAGACGCTTAACTACCAAGTCGCGAGCGCTGCCAGCGGCGAAGACGCGGTAGCTTATATCAAAGAGCACGAAGTGAATCTGCTCGTTCTGGACATGATCATGGACCCAGGCATGGACGGATTGGATGCCTATAAAAGCATCCTCACAATCCGCCCTCAGCAGAGAGCGGTTATCGTGAGCGGCTTTTCCGAATCAGAGCGGGTACTTGCCGCAAAAAAACTCGGCGCGGGCGCTTACGTAAGAAAACCCTATATCAAGGAAAAACTGGGCCTGGCGGTAAGAAAAGAATTGGACAGGCCCGGGTAA
- a CDS encoding NAD-binding protein, with product MHKRLASVAGLLFFTLLAGTAGYSIIEDWAPFDALYMTVITLATVGYGETHPLTSAGRVFTLFLILSGVSIVAYAFSTLTSIIVEGQLSVVLKRRRMEREIARLSGHYIVCGASHSARVIMDELEKTGRTFVVVEQDRETVERLIADGIKVVEGDATEEETLKRAGVMKATGIFAVLSTDQYNAFLALTAKGLNPNIRVVSTQRELTVRQQLLRSSADNVINPQYIGGLRMVSEMVRPATVGFLDAMMRERDSVVRFDEVAVPEGSPFVGRPVRDVKGAEGHAPLLVAVLEQATGKYDINPDSGRPIKAGDRLVMIGESAQLFELRKRIEIAAKP from the coding sequence ATGCACAAACGCCTTGCGAGCGTCGCCGGGCTCCTCTTCTTCACTCTCTTAGCCGGAACAGCCGGCTACAGCATCATCGAAGACTGGGCGCCTTTCGATGCGCTCTACATGACGGTGATCACGCTCGCCACAGTGGGCTACGGGGAGACGCACCCCCTCACCTCCGCAGGCCGGGTTTTCACCTTGTTTCTTATTTTGAGCGGCGTGAGCATCGTCGCCTACGCGTTTTCGACGCTCACCTCCATCATCGTGGAGGGGCAGCTGTCCGTTGTGCTAAAAAGGAGGCGTATGGAGAGGGAGATCGCAAGGCTTTCCGGTCACTACATCGTTTGCGGCGCGAGCCATTCCGCCCGAGTGATCATGGATGAGCTGGAAAAAACGGGGAGAACTTTCGTCGTGGTCGAACAGGACAGGGAGACCGTAGAGAGGCTAATCGCTGACGGCATCAAGGTTGTGGAAGGGGATGCGACGGAGGAGGAAACCCTGAAGCGCGCCGGGGTGATGAAGGCGACCGGAATCTTCGCTGTACTATCCACTGACCAGTACAACGCCTTTTTGGCGCTAACCGCCAAGGGCCTCAATCCCAATATCCGAGTAGTCAGCACCCAGAGAGAGCTGACGGTGCGTCAGCAGCTCCTGCGGAGCAGCGCCGACAATGTCATCAATCCCCAGTACATCGGCGGACTGCGCATGGTTTCCGAGATGGTCCGCCCGGCGACGGTCGGCTTTCTGGATGCCATGATGCGGGAACGGGACAGCGTCGTCCGGTTCGATGAGGTTGCCGTCCCGGAAGGCTCTCCCTTTGTGGGAAGGCCAGTCCGCGACGTGAAAGGGGCCGAGGGCCATGCGCCCCTCCTTGTGGCGGTGTTAGAACAAGCGACAGGCAAGTACGATATCAATCCGGACTCCGGACGTCCCATCAAAGCAGGCGACCGGCTCGTCATGATCGGAGAGTCGGCGCAGCTCTTCGAGCTGAGGAAGCGTATTGAGATAGCCGCAAAGCCTTGA
- a CDS encoding methyl-accepting chemotaxis protein produces the protein MKKIKISVKIIVGFLLVALISGIVGAVSVVYTRKITKADQELYSFNTVPLTYVGSVGMNFQEIRVLFRDAIPEMNEDRRKEMMARIQRLREENDASIKKIEAAFPAGERKKLFGELKIGLAAYEKSIDKMTNYINSNSAELASGILQTEGLLAARQLTGAIAKLFDSGVSEAKKTADSNDSMAKASSYLSISLTLLNVIAAALLGIFLSIAITRPINRIVTGLREGAEQVASASNEVSASSQHLAEGASQQASSLEETAASLEEMSSMTRQNADNANQAKKMMDEARGVVEKANNQMARLTEAIGQITKSSEETGKIIKTIDEIAFQTNLLALNAAVEAARAGEAGAGFAVVADEVRSLALRSAEAAKTTSDLIEKTIKAVKNGNEITIATQAAFSANADISRKINQLVEEIAAASQEQDNGIGQVNTAVSEMDKVTQRTAANAEESAATAEEMNAQAQQLKKYVDELAEVIGGSSSASPTLLEYRPALSEHEEPQEEL, from the coding sequence ATGAAAAAAATCAAAATAAGCGTAAAGATCATAGTCGGTTTTTTGCTCGTTGCCCTAATTTCGGGGATAGTTGGCGCTGTATCAGTTGTTTATACCAGGAAAATCACGAAGGCAGATCAGGAGCTCTATTCCTTTAATACGGTTCCGCTGACCTACGTTGGCTCGGTTGGGATGAATTTTCAGGAAATAAGGGTTCTTTTCCGCGATGCTATTCCAGAAATGAATGAAGACCGGCGTAAAGAAATGATGGCACGCATCCAGAGGCTCAGGGAGGAAAACGATGCGAGCATCAAAAAGATCGAAGCGGCTTTCCCGGCGGGAGAAAGAAAAAAACTTTTCGGGGAATTAAAAATTGGCTTGGCGGCTTATGAAAAGTCAATAGACAAAATGACCAATTACATTAACTCGAATTCAGCGGAGCTTGCCTCGGGGATTCTCCAGACTGAAGGGTTACTTGCTGCCAGGCAGCTTACCGGTGCAATCGCAAAACTCTTTGATTCAGGCGTATCGGAAGCCAAAAAAACAGCGGATAGCAACGACTCTATGGCTAAAGCATCGAGTTATCTATCTATTTCTTTAACGCTTCTCAACGTAATTGCTGCAGCGCTACTGGGGATTTTCCTGAGCATCGCAATAACCCGTCCCATAAATCGAATCGTTACAGGGCTAAGAGAGGGTGCTGAGCAAGTGGCTTCAGCGTCAAATGAGGTTTCGGCATCAAGTCAGCATCTGGCTGAGGGGGCATCTCAACAGGCGTCATCTCTTGAGGAGACGGCTGCGTCCCTCGAGGAGATGTCGTCAATGACAAGGCAGAATGCTGATAACGCAAATCAGGCCAAGAAAATGATGGATGAGGCGAGAGGGGTAGTTGAAAAAGCAAATAACCAGATGGCGCGTCTGACTGAGGCAATCGGTCAGATCACGAAGTCGAGTGAGGAGACTGGGAAGATCATCAAGACCATCGACGAGATTGCCTTTCAGACGAACCTTCTGGCACTTAATGCGGCGGTCGAGGCGGCGCGTGCAGGTGAGGCCGGGGCAGGTTTTGCAGTCGTTGCCGACGAGGTTCGGTCTTTGGCGTTAAGGTCGGCGGAGGCGGCAAAAACTACCAGCGATTTGATTGAGAAAACGATCAAGGCCGTCAAAAATGGCAACGAGATCACCATTGCCACGCAGGCGGCTTTTAGCGCTAACGCGGATATATCACGGAAGATCAATCAGCTGGTGGAGGAAATTGCCGCTGCCTCCCAAGAACAAGATAACGGGATCGGCCAGGTAAACACCGCGGTATCGGAGATGGACAAGGTTACACAGCGCACAGCGGCCAATGCCGAGGAGTCGGCCGCAACCGCGGAGGAAATGAATGCGCAGGCGCAGCAGTTGAAGAAATACGTGGATGAACTTGCGGAGGTTATAGGTGGTTCGTCGTCGGCTTCCCCTACTTTGCTGGAATACCGGCCAGCCCTTTCCGAACATGAGGAACCGCAGGAGGAACTGTGA
- a CDS encoding peptidase MA family metallohydrolase, with protein sequence MRKTLPSIILFLLMFVPVADAGFKEELRMENSHFVIRYTAGDEGLAGKLKRESLRIRERVIADIGMDFTEKTEIRLCPTLETFREVQPGGTSVPLWSIGVAYSAENVIVLLSPRAIKGSRSDVVAVFAHEFSHIALGRALAGVTVPTWLNEGLAMYEAREWTFSRTSILTRAALMGRLIPLRVLTLSFPSEQEPAELAYAEGFMFVSFLINKLGQEAFQRLIRDYTRYGDLEGALRRGTGMNIAALEEHWLVYLKLRVSWIPIITSVSTFWFIAALIFVYGYARKKRQAKLRLKEMETEEESEEWPPSG encoded by the coding sequence ATGAGAAAAACCTTACCGTCTATCATCCTCTTCCTTCTCATGTTCGTTCCCGTTGCAGATGCAGGCTTCAAGGAGGAACTCCGCATGGAAAACAGCCATTTCGTCATCCGTTACACGGCGGGCGACGAAGGGCTTGCTGGGAAGCTGAAGCGCGAATCCCTCCGAATCCGGGAGAGGGTCATCGCTGATATCGGCATGGATTTTACTGAAAAGACGGAGATACGTCTCTGCCCTACGCTGGAAACATTTCGGGAAGTCCAGCCGGGTGGGACCTCGGTTCCGCTCTGGAGCATTGGGGTTGCCTATTCCGCGGAGAATGTCATTGTCCTGCTTTCCCCTCGGGCAATCAAGGGGAGCAGGAGCGACGTCGTCGCTGTCTTTGCCCACGAGTTTAGCCACATAGCGCTGGGGCGAGCCCTCGCGGGGGTGACTGTTCCGACGTGGCTGAACGAGGGGCTGGCGATGTACGAGGCGCGGGAGTGGACCTTTTCCCGGACCTCCATCCTGACAAGGGCCGCCCTGATGGGCCGGCTCATACCGTTGCGTGTTCTCACCCTGTCGTTCCCCTCTGAGCAGGAGCCGGCAGAGCTGGCCTATGCAGAGGGCTTCATGTTTGTCTCCTTTCTCATCAACAAGTTGGGGCAGGAGGCCTTCCAGCGGCTGATCCGGGACTACACCCGTTACGGGGATCTCGAGGGGGCGCTCCGGCGGGGGACCGGAATGAACATCGCCGCTCTGGAGGAACATTGGTTAGTCTATCTGAAGCTCCGCGTCTCCTGGATCCCGATCATCACGAGCGTTTCGACGTTCTGGTTCATTGCGGCGCTCATCTTCGTTTACGGGTACGCACGGAAAAAGCGACAGGCAAAACTGCGCCTGAAAGAAATGGAGACGGAAGAGGAATCAGAAGAGTGGCCTCCCAGCGGCTGA